A single window of Gimesia chilikensis DNA harbors:
- a CDS encoding catalase, which yields MNQKPTLTTTGGAPVPDNQNSLTAGPRGPVLLQDYQLLEKLAHQNRERIAERVVHAKGWGAYGTLTIEGDISKYTKAKALQPGTKTEMLARFSTVAGEAGAADAERDVRGFALKFYTEEGNWDMVGNNTPVFFVRDAFKFPDFIHTQKRHPKTNLRSPTAMWDFWSLSPESLHQVTILFSDRGLPTDVRHMNGYGSHTYSFINEKNERFWVKFHFKTQQGHKHWTNEEAEEVVGKTRESTQEDLFYSIEQGEFPKWNFQVQIMPETDADETPYNPFDLTKVWPHGDYPLIHVGTLELNRNPENYFAEIEQAAFSPSNVVPGIGYSPDKMLQARVFSYADAHRHRLGTHYEALPVNEPRCPVHHYHKDGAMHFKSNGCPVDAYYEPNSFNGPVERPDVAEPPLQISGDADRYDHREGNDDYSQPRALFNLFDDGQKSRLFSNIAAAMQGVPQEIIDRQLKHFELVDPAYAEGVRAALNAS from the coding sequence ATGAATCAGAAGCCGACGCTGACTACCACCGGCGGTGCCCCTGTTCCCGATAATCAGAATTCCCTCACCGCAGGCCCGCGCGGACCAGTGCTGCTGCAGGACTACCAGCTGCTCGAAAAGCTCGCGCACCAGAACCGGGAGCGGATCGCCGAACGCGTTGTGCATGCGAAAGGCTGGGGCGCGTATGGCACACTGACCATCGAAGGCGACATCAGCAAATACACGAAAGCCAAAGCACTGCAGCCCGGCACCAAAACTGAAATGCTGGCCCGCTTCTCTACCGTAGCCGGCGAAGCGGGTGCCGCTGATGCAGAACGGGACGTCCGCGGCTTTGCCCTCAAGTTCTACACCGAAGAGGGTAACTGGGATATGGTCGGCAATAACACGCCGGTCTTCTTTGTTCGCGATGCCTTTAAATTCCCCGATTTCATCCACACCCAGAAACGGCATCCCAAAACCAACCTGCGGTCTCCCACCGCGATGTGGGACTTCTGGTCTCTCTCACCCGAATCGCTGCACCAGGTGACGATTCTGTTTTCAGATCGGGGTCTGCCCACCGACGTACGGCACATGAACGGTTACGGCAGCCATACCTACAGTTTCATCAACGAGAAAAACGAACGCTTCTGGGTCAAGTTCCACTTCAAAACGCAGCAGGGACACAAGCACTGGACCAACGAGGAAGCGGAAGAGGTGGTTGGCAAAACCCGCGAAAGCACGCAGGAAGATTTATTCTATTCCATCGAACAGGGTGAGTTCCCCAAATGGAATTTCCAGGTACAGATCATGCCCGAGACCGATGCGGATGAAACGCCTTACAACCCGTTTGACCTGACGAAAGTCTGGCCGCACGGCGATTACCCGCTGATCCATGTCGGCACGCTGGAACTGAACCGCAATCCCGAAAACTATTTCGCGGAGATCGAACAGGCGGCGTTCTCTCCGTCGAACGTGGTGCCCGGGATTGGTTACTCGCCCGACAAAATGTTACAGGCCCGCGTCTTCTCCTATGCGGACGCCCACCGGCACCGCCTGGGCACACATTACGAAGCCCTGCCCGTCAACGAGCCACGGTGCCCCGTGCATCACTATCACAAAGACGGTGCAATGCACTTCAAATCGAACGGCTGCCCCGTGGACGCCTATTACGAACCGAACTCCTTCAACGGACCGGTTGAACGTCCCGATGTCGCCGAGCCGCCTCTGCAGATTTCGGGCGATGCAGACCGCTACGATCACCGTGAAGGCAACGACGATTACTCACAACCCCGTGCCTTGTTCAATCTGTTCGACGACGGACAGAAATCGCGGCTGTTCTCCAACATCGCCGCAGCCATGCAGGGCGTGCCCCAGGAAATTATCGACCGCCAGCTCAAACACTTCGAACTGGTCGACCCGGCGTATGCAGAGGGTGTGCGGGCGGCATTGAACGCTTCCTGA
- a CDS encoding AraC family transcriptional regulator, with product MSAAPRVALQINTSTGFSSQLIRGVVQYAQEHQRWSLLVQPRGVRERWRIPRHWKPDGVIARVTQRSQARELQKLGVPVINVSRSVVSGFHFSQVVADERLVGGWAADYLLERGFNHFAYLGLVTQPHYTDTCGLGFTERLKSQGHTCAMLHTLSAGGRARKQPTFTEMKRWLTSLSLPVGIFAADIESAYAVTDACWSCGLNVPESVAVLCGEDDPLLAEISNPPLSCIDADPRRVGYEAAEQLDLLLSGKNVSRSVRLVPALGVVERRSTDTVAFDDPLLAEAVRYIREAATTPIDVSDVLKKVPVSRRALEQRFQRHLGRTPAAEIRRIRLVRVQELLRDTDWPMPRIARAAGFSSTEVMNQVFRRERDQTPTQYRRQSRSHAD from the coding sequence ATGAGTGCGGCTCCCCGCGTGGCATTGCAGATTAATACGTCGACCGGTTTCAGCTCTCAGTTGATTCGAGGCGTGGTGCAATACGCGCAGGAGCATCAACGCTGGAGTCTGCTCGTCCAGCCACGCGGCGTGCGGGAACGCTGGCGGATTCCACGGCACTGGAAGCCGGATGGCGTGATTGCTCGGGTGACCCAGCGTTCCCAGGCCCGTGAATTGCAAAAACTGGGTGTGCCGGTGATTAACGTCTCGCGGAGTGTGGTATCCGGTTTTCATTTTTCTCAGGTCGTTGCGGATGAGCGTCTGGTCGGAGGCTGGGCCGCAGATTATCTGCTGGAACGTGGCTTTAATCATTTCGCCTACCTGGGGCTGGTGACACAACCGCATTACACCGATACCTGTGGTCTGGGATTCACGGAACGCTTGAAATCACAGGGACACACCTGTGCCATGTTGCACACACTCAGTGCAGGCGGACGGGCGCGCAAACAGCCGACGTTTACTGAAATGAAACGCTGGCTCACTTCGCTGTCGCTACCGGTGGGCATCTTTGCCGCTGATATCGAGAGTGCCTACGCAGTGACCGATGCCTGCTGGTCGTGTGGTTTGAATGTGCCCGAGTCAGTAGCCGTTCTTTGTGGCGAAGATGATCCGCTGCTGGCTGAGATTTCGAATCCGCCACTTTCCTGTATCGATGCCGATCCTCGACGGGTGGGGTATGAAGCCGCGGAGCAGCTTGATCTGCTATTGAGTGGAAAAAACGTCTCTCGTTCGGTCCGGCTGGTTCCAGCACTGGGTGTGGTTGAACGCAGGTCGACGGATACGGTGGCCTTCGATGATCCACTGCTGGCCGAAGCGGTCCGTTATATCCGGGAAGCCGCGACGACTCCCATCGATGTGTCCGACGTACTCAAAAAAGTGCCTGTCTCACGACGTGCACTGGAGCAGCGTTTTCAACGTCATCTGGGGCGTACGCCTGCCGCTGAGATCCGGCGTATTCGGCTGGTCCGCGTGCAGGAACTGTTGCGTGATACCGACTGGCCCATGCCTCGTATCGCACGGGCTGCTGGATTCTCCAGTACCGAAGTCATGAATCAGGTCTTCCGTCGCGAACGGGATCAGACTCCTACACAGTACCGGCGGCAGTCACGTTCCCACGCTGATTGA
- a CDS encoding LysR family transcriptional regulator — MEVDQLRYFLRVAERGNFTRAAEELNISQPALSRSIQKLEEELGQPVFERKTRSVALTDAGTLLQSRAQQILALIEDTKAEISDDGRSGQIRIGAIPTIAPFFLPDLLRQFSTEFPAASIIVQEDTTDHLLKRCTQGEIDLAILALPVPAKYLEVEELFQEELLLVLPPDHPLVNKPQIRLNDIKALPFVLLDEAHCLSDNIVSFCRQRSFHPVAVEQTSQLAMVQELVSLSHGISMVPQMARKLDQSDRRVYRSMSGIKPVRKIAMVWNPYRFQSRLLQAFQERLRTYARQQDACPS; from the coding sequence ATGGAAGTCGATCAGTTACGCTATTTTCTGAGGGTCGCAGAGCGGGGAAATTTTACCCGGGCGGCGGAAGAACTGAATATTTCTCAGCCGGCCCTGAGCCGCTCGATCCAGAAACTGGAAGAAGAACTGGGCCAGCCGGTCTTCGAACGCAAGACCCGCTCGGTCGCCCTCACCGACGCCGGCACCCTGCTCCAGTCACGAGCACAGCAGATTCTGGCTTTGATTGAAGATACCAAAGCCGAGATCTCGGATGATGGCCGCAGTGGCCAGATTCGCATCGGGGCAATCCCGACTATCGCCCCGTTCTTTTTACCGGACCTGCTGCGACAGTTTTCCACGGAATTCCCGGCGGCCTCGATTATCGTGCAGGAGGACACCACAGACCATTTACTGAAGCGGTGTACCCAGGGAGAAATCGACCTGGCCATTCTGGCGTTACCGGTCCCGGCGAAATATCTGGAGGTCGAAGAGCTGTTTCAGGAAGAACTGCTGCTGGTTCTGCCCCCCGATCATCCACTGGTCAACAAACCACAGATTCGGTTGAACGATATAAAAGCGCTCCCATTCGTGTTGCTCGATGAAGCGCACTGCCTGTCTGATAATATTGTCTCGTTCTGCCGTCAGCGTTCGTTTCATCCGGTGGCCGTCGAACAGACGAGCCAGCTGGCGATGGTGCAGGAACTGGTCTCGCTTTCGCATGGCATTTCGATGGTCCCGCAGATGGCACGCAAACTGGATCAGAGTGATCGCCGTGTCTATCGTTCGATGAGCGGTATCAAACCGGTGCGTAAAATCGCGATGGTCTGGAACCCGTATCGCTTTCAGAGTCGCCTGCTGCAAGCATTCCAGGAACGTCTCAGAACATACGCCAGACAACAGGATGCCTGTCCCAGTTAG
- a CDS encoding RNA ligase family protein, whose amino-acid sequence MRSTRELDLTKLNSATKYPSIPTYHALGERGALLAETVDFNGEPLIATEKVDGTNSRIILMPDGCYLIGSREELLHARGDLIHNPALGIVETLKPTADRIVETVSTPADVITVVYLETYGGKTTAAAKQYTSQREYGYRVFDVSRIAMAHLDTSREAIAAWRENGGQPFLAEPELDDLAASLELQLTPRIELREPLPTSISDTHAWLESILPATLVALDTEAGGRPEGLVVRTADRSRIAKIRYEDYQRHQKRAAGKK is encoded by the coding sequence ATGCGATCAACACGCGAACTGGATCTGACGAAACTGAACAGTGCGACGAAGTACCCTTCGATCCCCACGTATCATGCGCTCGGAGAACGGGGCGCTCTGTTGGCAGAGACTGTCGACTTCAACGGAGAGCCGCTGATCGCAACGGAAAAGGTGGACGGTACCAACAGCCGGATCATTCTGATGCCCGATGGATGCTACCTGATTGGCAGTCGCGAAGAGCTGTTGCATGCGCGGGGCGATCTGATTCACAACCCCGCCCTGGGGATTGTGGAAACACTCAAGCCGACCGCGGACCGGATCGTGGAGACGGTTTCCACGCCCGCGGATGTCATCACCGTCGTCTATCTGGAAACGTACGGCGGTAAAACGACCGCAGCTGCGAAACAGTACACGAGTCAGCGCGAGTATGGTTATCGTGTGTTCGATGTGAGCCGGATCGCGATGGCGCACCTGGATACCAGCCGTGAAGCGATTGCTGCCTGGCGCGAGAACGGCGGCCAGCCGTTTCTAGCGGAACCGGAACTGGACGATCTGGCTGCGTCACTGGAACTGCAGCTGACGCCGCGAATCGAACTGCGGGAACCACTGCCGACATCCATTTCGGATACGCATGCGTGGCTGGAGTCAATCCTGCCTGCGACGCTGGTCGCTCTGGACACAGAAGCCGGCGGCAGACCGGAAGGCCTGGTGGTGCGTACTGCAGACCGTAGTCGGATTGCCAAAATCCGTTACGAAGATTACCAGCGGCATCAGAAACGGGCAGCTGGTAAAAAGTAG
- a CDS encoding 2OG-Fe(II) oxygenase, translating to MRRIIQVRNFLSATECAALIERLEQQGFKEQLSGDRDRVVRARCVFTDQELADTYWQRLQQHVPALTDVYTDEFTPYPHLSSPLAEFQPCGLNEVLRCYKYLPGEQFRRHEDFAYEWSETRRTFYTVLFYLNNEYTGGETTFDHNQVVPETGLAVIFPHELYHSGNTVQTGIKYALRSDVIFAVPEVC from the coding sequence ATGAGACGCATTATCCAGGTAAGAAACTTCCTCAGCGCGACAGAATGTGCTGCGCTCATCGAACGTCTGGAACAGCAGGGCTTTAAAGAACAGCTCTCCGGCGATCGAGACCGCGTGGTCCGCGCCCGTTGCGTCTTCACGGATCAGGAACTGGCAGACACTTACTGGCAGCGTCTGCAGCAGCATGTTCCCGCTTTGACAGACGTTTATACGGATGAATTCACCCCGTATCCGCATCTGAGTTCACCCCTGGCTGAGTTTCAGCCGTGCGGACTGAATGAAGTGCTGCGCTGTTACAAATATCTGCCGGGCGAACAGTTCCGTCGGCATGAAGACTTTGCCTACGAATGGAGCGAAACCCGCCGGACATTTTACACGGTGCTGTTTTATCTCAACAACGAGTATACGGGTGGGGAAACCACGTTTGATCACAATCAGGTCGTACCGGAAACCGGACTGGCCGTGATCTTTCCGCACGAACTTTATCATTCAGGTAACACGGTGCAGACGGGCATCAAGTACGCGCTGCGTTCAGATGTCATCTTTGCTGTGCCTGAAGTCTGTTAA